From the genome of Eucalyptus grandis isolate ANBG69807.140 chromosome 2, ASM1654582v1, whole genome shotgun sequence, one region includes:
- the LOC104418252 gene encoding pentatricopeptide repeat-containing protein At1g74900, mitochondrial: MLTLLHRPPAQTTTISTSFSFFTAASTPPLPPPPPPLDASIAASILAATPQTLPRILQDPTIQWTPDLVDKTLKRLWNHAPMALSFFAHLSRRRPAYAPAAASSFDHAVDLAARVRDFRAAWALVARMRSLRLGPSPKTFAIIAERYVAAGKPDRAVKVFLSMHEHGCRQDLSSFNTILDILCKSRHVEMASNKLFKVFGGRFKADCVSYNIIANGWCLIKRTPMALEVLKEMADRGLTPSSTTYNIMLKGFFRAGQVDEAWQFFLQMKKRKCDIDVVTYTTVIHGFGIVGEIKKAKRVFDEMAREGILPSVATYNAMIQVLCKKDNVENAILVFEEMLRKGYVPNSITYNLVIRGLCHAGHMDRAVEFMSRMGQDGCEPNVQTYNIIIHYFCDAGKIENGIHLFEKMGSGVCLPNLDTYNILISSMFVRKKSDDLVLAGKLLIEMVDRGFVPRKLTFNRVLDGLLLTGNQGFAKEILRVQSKSGRLPRRFKL; this comes from the coding sequence ATGCTCACTCTTCTGCACAGACCTCCTGCTCAGACCACCACCATCTCcacctccttctccttcttcaccgCCGCATcgacgccgccgctgccgccgccacctccgccacTCGACGCCTCCATCGCCGCCTCCATCCTCGCCGCCACCCCTCAAACCCTGCCCCGAATCCTCCAAGATCCCACCATCCAATGGACGCCGGACCTCGTCGACAAGACCCTGAAGCGCCTCTGGAACCACGCCCCCATGGCCCTGTCCTTCTTCGCCCACCtctcccgccgccgccccgcctacgcccccgccgccgcctcctccttcgACCACGCCGTCGACCTCGCCGCGCGCGTCCGCGACTTCCGGGCCGCGTGGGCCCTCGTGGCCCGGATGCGGTCCCTCCGCCTCGGCCCCTCCCCGAAGACCTTCGCCATCATCGCCGAGAGGTACGTCGCCGCCGGCAAGCCCGATAGGGCGGTCAAGGTGTTCTTGTCGATGCACGAGCACGGTTGCCGTCAGGATTTGAGCTCTTTCAATACCATTCTTGATATACTGTGCAAGTCTAGACATGTAGAGATGGCTAGCAACAAGTTGTTTAAAGTTTTCGGGGGCAGGTTTAAGGCTGATTGTGTTAGTTATAACATAATTGCGAATGGGTGGTGTTTGATCAAGCGGACGCCGATGGCTTTGGAGGTGTTGAAGGAGATGGCGGACAGGGGGTTGACCCCGAGTTCGACAACATATAATATAATGCTTAAAGGGTTCTTTAGAGCTGGCCAGGTTGATGAGGCTTGGCAATTCTTTCTgcagatgaagaagaggaagtgtGATATTGATGTTGTCACGTATACCACGGTGATCCATGGTTTCGGCATCGTTGGTGAGATTAAGAAAGCTAAAAGGGTGTTTGATGAGATGGCTAGAGAGGGAATTCTTCCTTCTGTTGCAACTTATAATGCCATGATTCAGGTTCTCTGTAAGAAAGACAATGTGGAAAATGCAATTCTGGTTTTTGAAGAAATGTTGAGGAAGGGTTATGTGCCCAACTCGATCACTTACAATTTGGTGATTAGGGGACTGTGTCATGCAGGGCATATGGACAGGGCTGTGGAATTTATGTCGAGAATGGGGCAGGATGGTTGTGAACCTAATGTACAGACGTACAATATCATAATTCATTACTTTTGCGATGCCGGAAAAATAGAGAATGGCATCCACCTGTTTGAGAAAATGGGAAGTGGGGTTTGCTTGCCAAATTTGGACACATACAACATCCTTATCAGTTCCATGTTTGTCAGGAAGAAATCAGATGATTTGGTGCTGGCAGGGAAATTATTGATTGAGATGGTTGACAGAGGATTTGTGCCAAGAAAATTAACTTTCAACAGGGTCTTGGATGGTCTTTTACTTACTGGAAACCAAGGTTTTGCAAAGGAGATCCTTAGAGTGCAAAGCAAATCTGGTCGTCTTCCTCGTCGTTTCAAGTTATAG
- the LOC104418263 gene encoding LOW QUALITY PROTEIN: betaine aldehyde dehydrogenase 1, chloroplastic (The sequence of the model RefSeq protein was modified relative to this genomic sequence to represent the inferred CDS: inserted 4 bases in 3 codons), with translation MAISVPTRQLFIDGEWREPVLRKRIPVVSPTSEETIGYIPAATAEDVEIAVAAARRALTRNKGSDWASALGAVRAKHLRAIAAKITERKSELAKLEAIDCGKPLEEAAWDMDDVAGCFEYYADLAEGLDAKQKAPVSLPMESFKSYVLKEPIGVVALITPWNYPLLMATWKVAPALAAGCTAILKPSELASVTCLELAEVCREAGLPPGVLNILTGLGHEAGAPLASHPQVDKIAFTGSSATGSKIMTAAAQLVKPVSLELGGKXPIVVFEDVDLDKAAEWTIFGCFWTNGQICSATSRLIVHESIAAQFFEKLVQWTRNIKISDPLEEGCRLGPVVSGGQYEKILKFISTAKSEGATILCGGDRPEHLKKGFFLEPTIITDVTTSMQIWREEVFGPVLCVKTFSTEEEAXLANDTHYGLGAAVLSNDLERCERLTKAFQAGIVWINCSQPCFCQAPWGGNKRSGFGRELGXWGLDNYLSVKQVTQYISNEPWGWYKSPSKL, from the exons ATGGCGATCAGCGTCCCGACCCGTCAGCTGTTCATCGACGGCGAGTGGAGGGAACCCGTCCTCAGGAAACGCATCCCCGTCGTCAGCCCCACCTCCGAGGAAACcatcg GGTATATACCGGCTGCTACTGCTGAAGATGTGGAGATTGCTGTGGCTGCTGCTAGGAGAGCCCTTACTAGGAACAAAGGGAGTGACTGGGCTTCGGCATTGGGGGCTGTTCGTGCCAAGCACTTGCGGGCTATTGCTGCCAAG ATCACAGAGAGAAAGTCTGAACTAGCAAAACTCGAGGCAATTGACTGTGGAAAACCTCTGGAAGAAGCAGCATGGGACATG GATGATGTAGCTGGTTGCTTTGAGTACTATGCAGATCTTGCTGAAGGTTTGGATGCTAAGCAAAAGGCTCCTGTCTCTCTTCCTATGGAGTCATTTAAGAGTTATGTTCTCAAGGAACCAATTGGAGTTGTTGCATTGATTACTCCATG GAACTACCCTCTTTTGATGGCTACTTGGAAAGTAGCTCCTGCTCTGGCTGCTGGTTGCACCGCGATACTGAAGCCATCTGAGTTGGCATCTGT GACATGCTTGGAGCTTGCTGAAGTGTGTAGGGAGGCGGGTCTTCCTCCTGGTGTCCTCAATATTCTGACTGGACTTGGCCATGAAGCTGGAGCTCCTCTGGCATCTCATCCCCAAGTTGACAAG ATTGCATTTACAGGAAGCTCAGCTACAGGGAGCAAGATTATGACTGCTGCTGCTCAACTTGTCAAG CCTGTTTCGCTGGAACTTGGTGGAA GCCCCATTGTTGTGTTTGAGGATGTTGATCTTGACAAAG CTGCTGAGTGGACAATTTTTGGATGCTTTTGGACGAATGGTCAAATTTGTAGTGCTACATCCAGACTTATCGTGCAT GAAAGCATTGCTGCTCAATTCTTTGAGAAGCTTGTTCAATGGaccagaaatataaaaatatccgATCCCTTAGAAGAGGGTTGCAGGCTTGGCCCAGTTGTGAGTGGGGGGCAG TATGAGAAAATACTGAAATTTATCTCCACGGCTAAGAGTGAGGGAGCTACTATTTTGTGTGGTGGGGATCGTCCTGAG CATTTGAAGAAGGGATTCTTCCTTGAGCCAACCATCATAACTGATGTCACTACATCAATGCAAATTTGGAGAGAGGAAGTCTTTGGACCTGTTCTCTGCGTTAAAACATTTAGCACAGAGGAGGAGGC ATTAGCAAATGACACCCA TTATGGGCTAGGTGCTGCCGTGTTGTCAAATGACTTGGAAAGGTGTGAACGCCTGACCAAG GCTTTCCAGGCAGGCATTGTGTGGATCAACTGTTCACAACCGTGCTTCTGTCAGGCCCCTTGGGGAGGAAACAAACGGAGTGGTTTTGGTCGGGAGTTAG AATG GGGACTGGATAATTATTTGAGCGTGAAGCAGGTTACACAGTACATATCCAATGAACCTTGGGGATGGTATAAATCTCCCTCAAAGCTGTGA
- the LOC104418281 gene encoding alpha-N-acetylglucosaminidase isoform X2 encodes MARPPLPAAAPLAFLLLVLVLSAVAPAARCSTAGVGYVSRLLEIQDRERAPAAVQLAAARGALRRLLPSRYSSFEFRIISKDECGGEICFVITNHPSFARRGVPEILISGVTGVEVLAGLHWYLKYWCGSHISWDKTGGLQTHSMPKFGSLPRVHDAGVIVQRPIPWSYYQNAVSSSYSFAWWDWKRWEKEIDWMALQGINLPLAFTGQEAIWQKVFQKFNISTSNLDDFFGGPAFLAWSRMGNLHGWGGPLPQSWLDQQLCLQKKILERMYELGMTPVLPAFSGNVPAALKDIFPSAKITRLGNWFSVESNPRWCCTYLLDATDPLFVEIGRAFIEQQLREYGRTGHIYNCDTFDENTPPIDEPAYISSLGAAIFEGMQSGDADAVWLMQGWLFSYDPFWRPPQMKALLHSVPLGKLVVLDLFAEVKPIWITSEQFYGVPYIWCMLHNFAGNIEMYGVLDAVASGPIEAYMSENSTMVGVGMSMEGIEQNPVVYDLMSEMAFQQRKVDVKTWIDLYSTRRYGQSVSSIKEAWNILHHTIYNCTDGLYDKNRDVIVAFPDADPSSISFSQLRYHRYGKPLFRGAVLNEKTGLTDEPHMWYSTSEVVRALELFLAGGDQLQSSDTYRYDLVDLTRQALAKFANELFLKVIEDYQRQDAYGVAFHSQKFLNLVEDMDTLLACHEGFLLGPWLESAKQLAQNKEQERQFEWNARTQITMWFDNSVEEASLLRDYGNKYWSGLLRDYYGPRAALYFKFLKESLAEGHDFRLKEWRREWVKLTNDWQNSRNLFPTQSVGHAFHTSQWLYDKYLRDPDTYDQ; translated from the exons atgGCTCGGCCTCCGCTCCCCGCTGCCGCCCCCcttgccttcctcctcctcgtcctcgtcctcagCGCCGTCGCCCCCGCCGCTCGGTGCTCCACCGCCGGCGTCGGCTACGTGTCCCGGCTCCTCGAGATTCAGGACCGCGAGCGGGCCCCGGCCGCGGTCCAGCTGGCCGCCGCCCGCGGCGCGCTCCGGCGGCTGCTGCCGTCGCGCTACTCGAGCTTCGAGTTCCGGATCATTTCTAAG GATGAATGCGGTGGTGAGATTTGCTTTGTGATCACAAATCATCCTTCGTTCGCCAGACGTGGCGTCCCTGAAATACT gaTTTCTGGAGTAACTGGGGTGGAGGTCTTGGCTGGTTTACACTGGTACTTGAAGTACTGGTGTGGTTCACACATCTCTTGGGACAAAACTGGTGGTCTGCAGACGCATTCAATGCCAAAGTTTGGTTCTCTTCCCCGTGTTCATGATGCTGGTGTCATTGTTCAAAGACCTATTCCTTGGAGTTACTATCAAAATGCTGTTTCATCAAGCT ATTCTTTTGCTTGGTGGGATTGGAAAAGATGGGAGAAGGAAATTGATTGGATGGCTCTTCAAGGGATCAACTTACCGCTAGCATTCACTGGGCAAGAGGCTATTTGGCAAAAAGTTTTTCAG AAGTTTAACATTAGTACGTCAAATTTGGATGATTTCTTTGGAGGTCCTGCATTTCTTGCCTGGTCCCGCATGGGAAATTTGCATGG ATGGGGTGGACCACTACCACAGAGTTGGTTAGACCAACAATTATGTCTGCAGAAAAAGATTCTGGAAAGAATGTATGAACTTGGGATGACACCAG TCCTTCCAGCCTTCTCCGGGAATGTTCCAGCAGCACTAAAAGATATATTCCCTTCAGCAAAGATCACTCGCCTAGGGAACTG GTTTTCTGTTGAGAGTAATCCAAGATGGTGCTGCACTTATCTTCTTGATGCAACTGACCCCCTCTTCGTTGAGATTGGACGGGCATTCATTGAGCAACAACTGAGAG AATATGGAAGAACTGGTCACATTTACAACTG TGACACCTTTGATGAGAACACTCCACCTATAGACGAACCAGCATATATATCTTCATTAGGTGCTGCAATCTTTGAAGGAATGCAGAGTGGTGATGCTGATGCAGTCTGGCTGATGCAG GGATGGCTGTTTTCTTATGATCCATTCTGGAGACCTCCCCAAATGAAG GCACTTCTACATTCTGTGCCATTGGGGAAGCTGGTAGTCCTTGATCTCTTTGCTGAAGTGAAACCCATATGGATTACTTCGGAGCAGTTTTATGGGGTTCCTTACATCTG GTGCATGCTTCACAACTTTGCTGGAAATATTGAGATGTATGGGGTGCTAGATGCTGTAGCATCTGGGCCAATAGAAGCTTATATGAGTGAAAACTCAACAATG GTTGGTGTTGGAATGTCTATGGAGGGCATAGAACAGAATCCTGTTGTTTACGATCTCATGTCTGAGATGGCATTTCAGCAAAGGAAAGTCGATGTTAAG ACATGGATCGATCTATATTCAACTAGACGATATGGGCAATCAGTTTCTTCAATAAAAGAAGCATGGAACATCCTTCATCACACGATCTATAACTGCACTGATGGCTTATAT GACAAGAATAGGGATGTCATTGTGGCTTTCCCTGATGCTGAtccttcttcaatttcattctcACAATTGAGGTATCATCGCTATGGCAAGCCACTATTTAGAGGAGCAGTGCTGAATGAAAAAACTGGTTTGACCGATGAGCCTCATATGTGGTACTCGACATCCGAAGTGGTACGCGCACTAGAACTTTTCCTTGCAGGTGGCGATCAACTACAATCTAGTGACACTTACAG GTATGATCTTGTCGATCTAACAAGACAAGCTCTGGCGAAGTTTGCAAATGAGCTATTTTTGAAAGTCATAGAAGACTACCAGCGACAAGATGCTTATGGAGTTGCTTTCCATAGCCAGAAATTCCTGAATCTTGTTGAGGACATGGACACACTCTTGGCTTGTCATGAAGGATTTCTTCTGGGTCCTTGGTTAGAAAGTGCCAAGCAACTCGCCCAAAATAAAGAACAGGAAAGACAG TTTGAATGGAATGCAAGGACGCAGATAACAATGTGGTTTGATAACTCAGTGGAGGAAGCAAGTCTACTGCGTGATTATG gAAACAAATATTGGAGCGGACTGCTAAGAGATTACTATGGTCCACGAGCAgctctttatttcaaatttctgaAAGAGAGTCTGGCGGAGGGCCATGATTTCCGGTTGAAAGAATGGAGGAGAGAGTGGGTAAAGCTTACAAATGATTGGCAAAATAGCAGAAACCTGTTCCCAACACAGAGCGTGGGTCATGCTTTTCACACATCGCAGTGGCTATATGACAAATACTTGAGAGATCCCGACACATACGATCAGTAG
- the LOC104418281 gene encoding alpha-N-acetylglucosaminidase isoform X1: MARPPLPAAAPLAFLLLVLVLSAVAPAARCSTAGVGYVSRLLEIQDRERAPAAVQLAAARGALRRLLPSRYSSFEFRIISKDECGGEICFVITNHPSFARRGVPEILISGVTGVEVLAGLHWYLKYWCGSHISWDKTGGLQTHSMPKFGSLPRVHDAGVIVQRPIPWSYYQNAVSSSYSFAWWDWKRWEKEIDWMALQGINLPLAFTGQEAIWQKVFQQKFNISTSNLDDFFGGPAFLAWSRMGNLHGWGGPLPQSWLDQQLCLQKKILERMYELGMTPVLPAFSGNVPAALKDIFPSAKITRLGNWFSVESNPRWCCTYLLDATDPLFVEIGRAFIEQQLREYGRTGHIYNCDTFDENTPPIDEPAYISSLGAAIFEGMQSGDADAVWLMQGWLFSYDPFWRPPQMKALLHSVPLGKLVVLDLFAEVKPIWITSEQFYGVPYIWCMLHNFAGNIEMYGVLDAVASGPIEAYMSENSTMVGVGMSMEGIEQNPVVYDLMSEMAFQQRKVDVKTWIDLYSTRRYGQSVSSIKEAWNILHHTIYNCTDGLYDKNRDVIVAFPDADPSSISFSQLRYHRYGKPLFRGAVLNEKTGLTDEPHMWYSTSEVVRALELFLAGGDQLQSSDTYRYDLVDLTRQALAKFANELFLKVIEDYQRQDAYGVAFHSQKFLNLVEDMDTLLACHEGFLLGPWLESAKQLAQNKEQERQFEWNARTQITMWFDNSVEEASLLRDYGNKYWSGLLRDYYGPRAALYFKFLKESLAEGHDFRLKEWRREWVKLTNDWQNSRNLFPTQSVGHAFHTSQWLYDKYLRDPDTYDQ; encoded by the exons atgGCTCGGCCTCCGCTCCCCGCTGCCGCCCCCcttgccttcctcctcctcgtcctcgtcctcagCGCCGTCGCCCCCGCCGCTCGGTGCTCCACCGCCGGCGTCGGCTACGTGTCCCGGCTCCTCGAGATTCAGGACCGCGAGCGGGCCCCGGCCGCGGTCCAGCTGGCCGCCGCCCGCGGCGCGCTCCGGCGGCTGCTGCCGTCGCGCTACTCGAGCTTCGAGTTCCGGATCATTTCTAAG GATGAATGCGGTGGTGAGATTTGCTTTGTGATCACAAATCATCCTTCGTTCGCCAGACGTGGCGTCCCTGAAATACT gaTTTCTGGAGTAACTGGGGTGGAGGTCTTGGCTGGTTTACACTGGTACTTGAAGTACTGGTGTGGTTCACACATCTCTTGGGACAAAACTGGTGGTCTGCAGACGCATTCAATGCCAAAGTTTGGTTCTCTTCCCCGTGTTCATGATGCTGGTGTCATTGTTCAAAGACCTATTCCTTGGAGTTACTATCAAAATGCTGTTTCATCAAGCT ATTCTTTTGCTTGGTGGGATTGGAAAAGATGGGAGAAGGAAATTGATTGGATGGCTCTTCAAGGGATCAACTTACCGCTAGCATTCACTGGGCAAGAGGCTATTTGGCAAAAAGTTTTTCAG CAGAAGTTTAACATTAGTACGTCAAATTTGGATGATTTCTTTGGAGGTCCTGCATTTCTTGCCTGGTCCCGCATGGGAAATTTGCATGG ATGGGGTGGACCACTACCACAGAGTTGGTTAGACCAACAATTATGTCTGCAGAAAAAGATTCTGGAAAGAATGTATGAACTTGGGATGACACCAG TCCTTCCAGCCTTCTCCGGGAATGTTCCAGCAGCACTAAAAGATATATTCCCTTCAGCAAAGATCACTCGCCTAGGGAACTG GTTTTCTGTTGAGAGTAATCCAAGATGGTGCTGCACTTATCTTCTTGATGCAACTGACCCCCTCTTCGTTGAGATTGGACGGGCATTCATTGAGCAACAACTGAGAG AATATGGAAGAACTGGTCACATTTACAACTG TGACACCTTTGATGAGAACACTCCACCTATAGACGAACCAGCATATATATCTTCATTAGGTGCTGCAATCTTTGAAGGAATGCAGAGTGGTGATGCTGATGCAGTCTGGCTGATGCAG GGATGGCTGTTTTCTTATGATCCATTCTGGAGACCTCCCCAAATGAAG GCACTTCTACATTCTGTGCCATTGGGGAAGCTGGTAGTCCTTGATCTCTTTGCTGAAGTGAAACCCATATGGATTACTTCGGAGCAGTTTTATGGGGTTCCTTACATCTG GTGCATGCTTCACAACTTTGCTGGAAATATTGAGATGTATGGGGTGCTAGATGCTGTAGCATCTGGGCCAATAGAAGCTTATATGAGTGAAAACTCAACAATG GTTGGTGTTGGAATGTCTATGGAGGGCATAGAACAGAATCCTGTTGTTTACGATCTCATGTCTGAGATGGCATTTCAGCAAAGGAAAGTCGATGTTAAG ACATGGATCGATCTATATTCAACTAGACGATATGGGCAATCAGTTTCTTCAATAAAAGAAGCATGGAACATCCTTCATCACACGATCTATAACTGCACTGATGGCTTATAT GACAAGAATAGGGATGTCATTGTGGCTTTCCCTGATGCTGAtccttcttcaatttcattctcACAATTGAGGTATCATCGCTATGGCAAGCCACTATTTAGAGGAGCAGTGCTGAATGAAAAAACTGGTTTGACCGATGAGCCTCATATGTGGTACTCGACATCCGAAGTGGTACGCGCACTAGAACTTTTCCTTGCAGGTGGCGATCAACTACAATCTAGTGACACTTACAG GTATGATCTTGTCGATCTAACAAGACAAGCTCTGGCGAAGTTTGCAAATGAGCTATTTTTGAAAGTCATAGAAGACTACCAGCGACAAGATGCTTATGGAGTTGCTTTCCATAGCCAGAAATTCCTGAATCTTGTTGAGGACATGGACACACTCTTGGCTTGTCATGAAGGATTTCTTCTGGGTCCTTGGTTAGAAAGTGCCAAGCAACTCGCCCAAAATAAAGAACAGGAAAGACAG TTTGAATGGAATGCAAGGACGCAGATAACAATGTGGTTTGATAACTCAGTGGAGGAAGCAAGTCTACTGCGTGATTATG gAAACAAATATTGGAGCGGACTGCTAAGAGATTACTATGGTCCACGAGCAgctctttatttcaaatttctgaAAGAGAGTCTGGCGGAGGGCCATGATTTCCGGTTGAAAGAATGGAGGAGAGAGTGGGTAAAGCTTACAAATGATTGGCAAAATAGCAGAAACCTGTTCCCAACACAGAGCGTGGGTCATGCTTTTCACACATCGCAGTGGCTATATGACAAATACTTGAGAGATCCCGACACATACGATCAGTAG